The following coding sequences lie in one Arachis hypogaea cultivar Tifrunner chromosome 9, arahy.Tifrunner.gnm2.J5K5, whole genome shotgun sequence genomic window:
- the LOC112711612 gene encoding uncharacterized protein produces the protein MPLGLILGIGRAFRRKRTSSLDILSSKRAPRGYYKGKNCKPTGFHTRKGGYVVVQEKLPNYVVPDLTDFKLKPYVSQCPRDAKTSEASALTK, from the exons atgcCTCTAGGGCTGATTCTAGGCATAGGAAGAGCTTTTCGAAGGAAGAGGACTTCTTCATTGGACATCCTATCATCAAAACGTGCTCCACGAGGTTACTACAAGGGCAAGAACTGCAAGCCTACTGGTTTCCATACCCGTAAAG GTGGGTATGTGGTAGTGCAAGAAAAATTGCCAAACTATGTAGTCCCTGATTTGACAGATTTTAAG CTCAAACCATATGTATCTCAGTGTCCTAGAGATGCCAAGACCTCAGAGGCTTCTGCATTGACCAAGTAA
- the LOC112711610 gene encoding DUF21 domain-containing protein At1g47330-like isoform X2: MMMIQLKSVTSGLALGLLSFSQVDLEVLIKAGRPKDKKNAERILPVVKNGHFVLCTLLLGKSLAMEALPIFMDTIMPPWLSITISTPLVTLFAEIVPQAVYSRYGLTLGAQMAPFVQLLLLIFFPISYPASKILDWALGKEHSVLLRRSELKTFVDLHADMAGKGGELSCHEASIITGAMDLTDKTAKDAMTPISETFSLDINSKLDMNTMTLIMNKGHSRVPLYSGYPSNIIGLILVKNLMFCRPEDETPIKNLIIRKIPRVYENWPLYEILNQFQKGHSHMAIVLKCENDSENNNAAAHAAGAPTFLNTLTNKTSNAAQNTKESDSSFDLEKSQRVCIYESSDTEFNSPSAAIQKMMMEAGNEQRQHSKKWEEESGYTMSQEEIQVLPTVLDEEVIGIITMEDVMEELLQGDILDETDEYVHVQKNIRINLLTPRRSSRKGSESSLH; encoded by the exons atgatgatgattcaGTTGAAAA GTGTCACATCGGGCCTAGCACTAGGATTGTTATCATTCAGCCAAGTTGATCTTGAGGTTCTCATTAAGGCTGGCCGTCCTAAAGACAAAAAGAATGCAG AAAGGATTCTACCAGTTGTAAAGAATGGACATTTTGTATTGTGTACCCTCCTTTTAGGTAAATCACTGGCCATGGAG GCACTGCCAATCTTCATGGATACAATCATGCCGCCTTGGCTTTCTATTACTATATCAACTCCCCTGGTCACATTATTTGCAGAG ATTGTGCCTCAAGCTGTATATTCTCGATACGGACTAACCTTAGGAGCACAAATGGCACCCTTTGTTCAACTGCTTCTTCTGATCTTCTTCCCTATATCCTATCCAGCTAGTAAG ATCCTGGATTGGGCTCTAGGGAAGGAGCATTCAGTCCTGTTGAGAAGATCTGAGTTAAAAACATTTGTGGACTTGCATGCAGACATG GCAGGAAAAGGTGGAGAGTTGTCCTGTCATGAAGCCTCTATAATCACAGGTGCCATGGATTTGACTGATAAGACTGCCAAAGATGCAATGACACCAATATCTGAAACTTTTTCTCTTGATATAAATTCCAAACTGGACAT GAATACAATGACATTGATCATGAACAAAGGGCATAGTCGTGTACCTCTATACTCTGGATACCCAAGTAATATCATTGGCCTCATATTG GTTAAGAATTTAATGTTCTGTCGTCCAGAAGATGAAACCCCAATCAAGAATCTGATTATCAGAAAAATTCCCAG GGTTTATGAAAATTGGCCACTGTATGAGATACTGAACCAATTCCAAAAGGGTCACAGCCATATGGCCATTGTTTTGAAATGTGAGAATGACTCAGAGAACAACAATGCTGCAGCCCATGCTGCCGGTGCGCCTACATTTCTCAACACACTCACTAATAAAACATCAAATGCAGCACAAAATACTaaag AATCTGATTCTTCCTTTGATCTGGAAAAGAGTCAGAGAGTTTGTATCTATGAGTCCAGCGATACAGAATTTAATAGTCCAAGTGCAGCAATTCAGAAGATGATGATGGAGGCAGGCAATGAACAACGTCAACATTCCAAAAAGTGGGAGGAAGAGAGTGGTTATAcgatgtctcaagaagaaatacAAGTTCTTCCAACTGTTTTGGATGAGGAAGTGATAGGAATCATCACAATGGAGGATGTTATGGAGGAACTGTTGCAG GGGGACATACTGGATGAAACTGATGAATATGTTCATGTTCAAAAGAA CATCAGGATTAACTTGCTGACTCCACGAAGATCATCCAGGAAAGGATCCGAGTCTAGTCTTCATTGA
- the LOC112711611 gene encoding heavy metal-associated isoprenylated plant protein 12 yields the protein MKIVSNIAGIESVSVDMNENKLTLTGEMDAVEVVGKLRKLCHTEILSVGPATATATATAKQEPKKNNKEPSNLEASIVPIQAYHYYYTSMEENPNACVIF from the coding sequence ATGAAGATAGTGTCGAATATTGCAGGGATTGAGTCAGTGTCAGTggacatgaatgaaaacaagttGACGTTGACTGGGGAAATGGATGCTGTGGAAGTTGTTGGGAAGCTGAGGAAGCTTTGTCACACTGAAATACTGTCTGTTGGACCAGCCACAGCTacagccacagccacagccaAACAAGAGCCAAAGAAGAACAATAAAGAACCTTCAAATCTGGAAGCTTCTATTGTACCCATTCAAGCTTATCATTATTATTACACAAGTATGGAGGAGAATCCCAATGCCTGCGTTATCTTCTGA
- the LOC112711610 gene encoding DUF21 domain-containing protein At1g47330-like isoform X1 — MITLKDHDNIKYNEIEFWMYVISCVVLVILAGVTSGLALGLLSFSQVDLEVLIKAGRPKDKKNAERILPVVKNGHFVLCTLLLGKSLAMEALPIFMDTIMPPWLSITISTPLVTLFAEIVPQAVYSRYGLTLGAQMAPFVQLLLLIFFPISYPASKILDWALGKEHSVLLRRSELKTFVDLHADMAGKGGELSCHEASIITGAMDLTDKTAKDAMTPISETFSLDINSKLDMNTMTLIMNKGHSRVPLYSGYPSNIIGLILVKNLMFCRPEDETPIKNLIIRKIPRVYENWPLYEILNQFQKGHSHMAIVLKCENDSENNNAAAHAAGAPTFLNTLTNKTSNAAQNTKESDSSFDLEKSQRVCIYESSDTEFNSPSAAIQKMMMEAGNEQRQHSKKWEEESGYTMSQEEIQVLPTVLDEEVIGIITMEDVMEELLQGDILDETDEYVHVQKNIRINLLTPRRSSRKGSESSLH; from the exons ATGATCACATTGAAAGATCATGATAATATCAAATATAATGAAATTGAATTCTGGATGTATGTTATTTCATGTGTGGTGCTTGTGATCCTTGCAGGTGTCACATCGGGCCTAGCACTAGGATTGTTATCATTCAGCCAAGTTGATCTTGAGGTTCTCATTAAGGCTGGCCGTCCTAAAGACAAAAAGAATGCAG AAAGGATTCTACCAGTTGTAAAGAATGGACATTTTGTATTGTGTACCCTCCTTTTAGGTAAATCACTGGCCATGGAG GCACTGCCAATCTTCATGGATACAATCATGCCGCCTTGGCTTTCTATTACTATATCAACTCCCCTGGTCACATTATTTGCAGAG ATTGTGCCTCAAGCTGTATATTCTCGATACGGACTAACCTTAGGAGCACAAATGGCACCCTTTGTTCAACTGCTTCTTCTGATCTTCTTCCCTATATCCTATCCAGCTAGTAAG ATCCTGGATTGGGCTCTAGGGAAGGAGCATTCAGTCCTGTTGAGAAGATCTGAGTTAAAAACATTTGTGGACTTGCATGCAGACATG GCAGGAAAAGGTGGAGAGTTGTCCTGTCATGAAGCCTCTATAATCACAGGTGCCATGGATTTGACTGATAAGACTGCCAAAGATGCAATGACACCAATATCTGAAACTTTTTCTCTTGATATAAATTCCAAACTGGACAT GAATACAATGACATTGATCATGAACAAAGGGCATAGTCGTGTACCTCTATACTCTGGATACCCAAGTAATATCATTGGCCTCATATTG GTTAAGAATTTAATGTTCTGTCGTCCAGAAGATGAAACCCCAATCAAGAATCTGATTATCAGAAAAATTCCCAG GGTTTATGAAAATTGGCCACTGTATGAGATACTGAACCAATTCCAAAAGGGTCACAGCCATATGGCCATTGTTTTGAAATGTGAGAATGACTCAGAGAACAACAATGCTGCAGCCCATGCTGCCGGTGCGCCTACATTTCTCAACACACTCACTAATAAAACATCAAATGCAGCACAAAATACTaaag AATCTGATTCTTCCTTTGATCTGGAAAAGAGTCAGAGAGTTTGTATCTATGAGTCCAGCGATACAGAATTTAATAGTCCAAGTGCAGCAATTCAGAAGATGATGATGGAGGCAGGCAATGAACAACGTCAACATTCCAAAAAGTGGGAGGAAGAGAGTGGTTATAcgatgtctcaagaagaaatacAAGTTCTTCCAACTGTTTTGGATGAGGAAGTGATAGGAATCATCACAATGGAGGATGTTATGGAGGAACTGTTGCAG GGGGACATACTGGATGAAACTGATGAATATGTTCATGTTCAAAAGAA CATCAGGATTAACTTGCTGACTCCACGAAGATCATCCAGGAAAGGATCCGAGTCTAGTCTTCATTGA